The DNA region GCCTCCTGGCGGCGCGCGGACGGCCTCCCGTTCGACCCCTGGCTGCGCACCCACGAGCGGGTCGGCGGACGCTTCCGGCGCGTGGCCGAAGATTCCATGACCGTGACGGGAACGGTGCGCGAGTGGGAGGGCTGGGCGGGGATGCCCTTTCCCGACCCCGGGGAATACGTCGTACCGGGTGCCCTGTGCCCCGTCACCATCGACCTCGACCGCGACGAGGGCCGGTACGTCGAGCCGAACGTCTGGATGGTCCACAAACCCCTGCCGGATTAGGTCTCCTATTCCCGTCAGGACCCGTCGCCTTGTCATGTCAGACTGGCCCCATGTACGACCCCTCGATGCGGGTGCTCACCGTGCTCGAACTGCTCCAGGCCCACGAGCGGGTGACGGGGGCGGAGCTGGCCCGGCGGCTGGAGGTCAGCCCGCGCACGGTGCAGCGGTACATCGCGCGCTTGCAGGATTTGGGGATTCCGGTGGAGTCCACGCGGGGAGTCGGCGGGGCGTACCGGTTGAAACCCGGCTTCCGCCTCCCGCCCCTGATGTTCAGCGGGGAGGAGGCGCTGGCCCTGGCGCTGGGCCTGCACGCCCTGCAGCACCTGGGGCTGACGGCGCTGGCCCCGGCGGTGGCGGGCGCGAGCGCGAAGCTCAGCCGGACCCTGCCCCGCCCGCTGCGGGAGCGCGTGGGGGCGCTGGAGGACGCCGTGCAGCTCGACGCCTTCCCCTGGACGGTGCCCACCGACGCCGCCGTCCTGTCGTGCCTGCTGGGCGCCGTCCAGGCACAGCGGGCCGTGACCTTCGCGTACCGCTCGCACGAGGGGGTGCAGACCCGGCGGGAGGTGGAGGTGTACGGCGTGGTTCACCTCGACGGGCGCTGGTACGCGGTGGGCCGCTGCCTCTTGCGGGACGCCCTGCGCTCCTTCCGGCTCGACCGCATCTCGGAGCCCGTGGAGGGGGAGCGGACCTTCACCCGCCCGCCCGAATTCGATGCCCGGGCCTACCTACGCGCCACCCTGCCCTTCGCCCGCGCCCCGTACGAGATCGAGGTCTGGCTGGACCTTCCCCCCGAGGAGGCGGCCCTCCATTTCGCCCCGGGGCGGGTGGCCCTCGACCCCGATCCCGCGTACGGCGGAACGCGGCTGCGCTGCACGCGCGAGCACCTGGAGTCCTTCGCCGCCATGCTGCTGCGGCTGGGGTGCGGCGTGGTCGTTCACGAGCCGCCCGAACTGCGGGAGGCGTTCGGCGTGCTGGCCGACCGCGCACGGGCCGCCTGCCGGACTCCTCCTGTCCCGGACGGACGTGCTACGCTCCCCGTTTGAGATGCTGTTCTTGTTCACAGTCCCGACTCCCCTTCGAGGTCGCGCGTGACGGTCGTCGCCGCCCTGCTCTCCTGGTTCCTGGTGGGGCTCTTCATCCGTCTGAGCCGGGCGCGGGGCTGGGGGCAGCCCATCCGGCAGGAGGGCCCGCAGACCCACCTGAAAAAGGAGGGCACCCCCACGGCGGGCGGGGTGGCCTTCGTGCTGGCGCTCGCGCTCGTCTTCTTTCCCTTCTACCTCACGGGCCGGGCGGGGGGTGAGCGCGAACTCCTCCTGATGCTCACCGCGCTGGCGATGGGGGTGATCGGGGGCATCGACGACCTGCTCAAGATTCGCTCGCGGATGCGGGGGAGCGGCAAGAAGGAGTTGCTCGCCCGCGAGAAGTTCCCGCTGCAATTCCTGGTCGGCCTGGCCTTCGCGTATTTCGCCGCGCCACTCGCCTCGCACGAATTGCTGCCGAGCCTGGGGCAGGTGCCCGACATCGTCCTGCTGACCCTGGTGATGGTGGGCTCGGTGAACGCCTTCAACTTCACCGACGGGGTGGACGGGCTGCTGGCGGGCGTCGCCATGATCGTGCTGTTGCCCCTCCTCGCCCTCTCCCCGGTCAGCGCCCTGCTCGCCGCCGTGCTGCTGGGCTTCCTGTGGTTCAACGCCCACCCGGCGCGGGTCTTCATGGGGGACATGGGCTCGCACGCCATCGGCGCCGTCGCGGCGGGTGCCTACGTCCTGTACGCGGACGTGTGGCTGCTGCCCCTCGCGGCGATCATTCCGGTGGCCGCCGTCCTGAGCGTGGTCTTACAGGTCGTGTCCTTCCGGCTGCGGGGAAAACGCATCTTCAAGATGAGCCCCATCCAGCACCACTTCGAGCTGAGCGGCTGGCCCGAGACCCGCGTCACCCTGCGCTTCTGGGTGATCACGGCGCTCTGCACGACGGCGGTGTGGTGGATGCTGGGGGGGAGGCCGTAGGGGGAGAGACCGCACACCCGTTCTTTTGGTGTTCTCCTCCCCCTTGAGGGGGGACTGGGACAGCTCGCACCGCGAGAGGCCGGGAGGGGGTGAACGAGGGCGAGAGCTTGTGCCCCCGCTTTCCCTTCCCACCGACCCCTACCCATTGGCCACCGACCCTCCTACACTCCCCCCGTGCCCCTCCCCCATCTCCCCACCCTCCTCGCCCGCCGCGCGGGACTGCCCGGCGAGGGAACCACCGTTTACCGGGCGGCGCACACCACCGAGACGGACGGCCTCTTCACTCTCGACGTGGCGGGGGACGCGGGGGTCCTGAGCCTCTACGCCGACCTCTCACCGGAGGAGGAAACGCGGCTGGCGGCGGCGTGCGGCGAGGCGGCCGGGCTGGCGGGCATCTATCTCAAGCGGCGCCCGGTGGAGGCCCGGCACGCGGCGAACGTGACGCGCGAGTGGCTGTCCCCACCCGAGCCGATCTGGGGGGAGGCGCGGGCCGAGATCGTGGCGCTGGAGAACGGCGTGCCCTTGCTGATCCGCCCCGGGGCCGACCTCAGCATCGGGCTCTTCACCGACGCCCGGCCCGCCCGCGCCTGGGTGCGGGAGCACGCGCCGCCAGGGGGCCGGGTGCTCAACACCTTCGCGTACACCTGCGGCTTCGGGCTGAATGCCGCGCTGGGGGGGGCCGGGGTCGTGAAGAACGTGGACCTCTCGCGCAAGGTGCTGGCCTGGGGGCAGGAGAACTACGCGCTGAGCCGCCTCCCGGCCCAGGGCACCGACTTCCTCTACGGGGACGTGTTCGAGTGGCTGGGACGGCTGAGGCGGCGCGGCGACACCTTCGACCTCGTGATCCTCGACCCACCCAGCTTCGCGCGGGGGAAGTCGGGCGTGTGGCGGGCCGAGCGCGACTACCCGGAGTTGGCGGGCCTCGCGGCGGACGTGACGGCGCAGGGCGGTCGCCTCCTCGCCATGACCAACTCCGCGAGCCTGTCGGGCCCCTCCTTCGAGCGCCTGGTAGCATCGGGGCTCACGCAGGGGGGGCGGCGGGCACATCTGGACACCCGCCTCCACCCCGGCGAGGACTACCCCGGCGCCACCCACCTCAAGGCGCAGGTATGGGCGCTGGACTGAGCGGCTACTCCTTCCGTGCCGGAACGAAGGGCGAAGGCTCACCCCCGATGAAGGTACACGGCACGTCGCCGAGGGGGACGGCCTCGCCCACGTCGGCGTGGACGGCGATGACCCCGCAGAGGGTCACGTCCACGACGGCACCCGACTCGATCCGGGCTAACTCCTCGTGGCTCACGAACCCGCTGACGGTGACCCCTCCAAGGAAGAAGCTGACGAATTCGCTGGCCCCGGGCATGGGACAGTCTACTCCCCTCATGTGTTCCGCCTCACTTCGTTTTTCAAAGCGGGAGGTATCCTGGGGACATGACACAAGCCACGCAGCAACCCGAACAGCAGCAGGTGCTGGTGCCCCTGACGACGCCCGAGGAGGTGGACACCTTCCTGAAGGAGTACCCGCTGGCGGCGGTCTTCAAGGCGGGGACCTGCCACAAGACGATGCAGGGCTTCGGGGTACTGGAGACCTTCCTGAAGCGGCACGATCTGCCCGTGGGCTTCATCCGGGTGGTGGACTGGCGCCCGGCGAGCAACCACGTCGCCGAACGCACCGGGATCATTCACCACAGCCCGCAGTTCATCCTGTTCCGTGAAGGCGAGCCGCAGTTCGAGGTCAACAACTGGGACATCACCTCCCAGGCCCTCACGCCCGTGTTCGAGGCGCAGGTGCCCCGGCGCAGCGGTGAAGGGGCCATCGCCACCGAGGACAACGTCGAGCCCTACCGCCGCCTGATGCGCGCCTTCCTGGACGGGGGGCTCAGCGAGTGGGCCTTCCAGGACCAGTACGTGACCCTATTTCGCGACGACGCGAGCTTACGCAGCCAGCGCGAGTTCGAGCTGCTCTCGCGCCTCTTCGGCGACCCCGACGCGTACCACGGCGGACTGCACCAGCTCGGCGCTCCCCAGGCGCGCGGCGACCTCCGCGCCCGCGTCCAGGCGCTGCTCACCGAACTCGGCTGAGTTCCCGAAAGCTCGCCTTGCCCGCCCGGCCCCGCGCCGTGGCGGGTTTTTCGTGGCTGTAAGCGGGCGGTAAGAGCGGGCGAGGTCTGATGGGGGCGCAAGCTCCTCCGGGCCGTGAAGTTTCGGTGACAGACCACGGCCCGCCGCCTCTTCCTCCCTCTCCCCACGGACCCCGACATGCACCCAGCCCCGGCCCCGCCCGCCCTACCGCTCGACCGCGCCGTGTACACGCGGCTTCGCACCGACCACTATCCCTGGACGGAGGTGACCGTGGACCTCGCCGCGCGCCAGGCGGGGGGCCTCAGCGGCGTGTTCGAGGCGCGGCAGGGGGACGGGTGGGCCCGCTTCGTGTGGGTGGCAGGCACCCTGCGCGGCGGCTACACGGCGGCGGGCGACACTGCCTGGACCGTCATGACGGTGGCCCTGCCCCGCGCGCGGGTGACCCTGGCGGAACTCGACCCCGCCGCCGCCGACCTCTTCTGGTCCTGCCGCGAGACGACGCCCGAACCGCTCGCGGGCACCTGGCCGGAGGCGCGGGGCACGCTGGAACGCTCCGGCTTTTCCGGCCTGCTGCTGGGCGCCTCGGCGTGCAGTCTCTGGAAGGGGGGGCAGCCCGTGGGCGGCAGCCTGCCCCCGAGCGGCTCCGCGTGCCACCTCCTGACTCCGCCCGGCGCCGACGAGGCGAGCGTGGCGGCCCTCTGGGCCGAGGTGCTCGCCCTCACCCACCGCAGCGCGCCCCTCGACGAGGCGTGGCGGGCGGTGTGCGTGCGGCTCTCCGCCGAGCACCCCTGCCTCGACCCCTTCGCGCGGGAGGTCACCGTGCAAGGCGGGCGGCTGCACGTCGAGCCCGACGTTCCCGCCGAGGAGTGGCGGCCCGCTCTCCTGGCCGCCTTCCAGGCCACGCTCGCGCGGCTGGGCGTGCGCCTGGCCGACCTGCCGCTCGCCGAGGTGCGGGGGCGATCCGCGTGGACGGTCGCCGGACTGGGGGCCCTGTGACCCTGGACACGGGCGCCGGGGTGCCCGTCTGGCCGCCCGGGTTGCGCGACGAGACACCGCTGCCCTTCGCCGTGTGGCGGGTGCTGCATCACGTGAACGGGGGGCGCCCGGCAATCGAGGTCGCCCGGCTCGCGCGGGTCACCGCGCCCGAGGTGGCGGAGGCGGTCGCGCAGGCGGCGCGCTGGGCGGGGCGGGCGTCGCAGCGGGGGCAGCCCGTCACCGAAGCCTCGGCCCGGGTGGTGACGGCCTGCCTGACGGCGGTCCTGGGGCCGATGGGCACCTTCCTCGTCGAGGACACGCTCGACGACCTGGGGGAGGGGGCGACCCTGGGCACCCTGCTGTCGGCGGTCGCCGCGCAACTCAACGAGGCGCAGGTGCAGGCGTTCGTGCGCGGACTGCGCGAACGGGGGATCGCGTGACGCCCCGGCCCCCACTTTCCCCCGCCCGGGGCGCGGAAGACGCGCGGCGGCAAACAATCCATCTCTGCGGGCGGCCCGAAGGGCCCGCGCCCGGTGCTCCTCGTGACCGCGTCTCTCAGCGCGTGTCGCGCGGCGAGACGGGCAGGAAAGGCAACCCATGAAGTACACGGTCGTGATCCGTCAACCGGTCCCCGAGGAGGTGCGGGCCGGGCTCGAAGAGCAGCTCGTGACGCGCTTCCAGCTCTCGCCCGAGCAGGCGGCCCGGCTGGCCGCCCGGCGCGCGGGCCGCCTGATGAAACCCACCGGACGCGCCCGCGCCGAACTGCTGCTGCGCGTCTTCCAGGAGGCGGGCGTTCCCGCCATCTTGGAGGAGGTCCGCGAGGAGACGACGGTCCTGTCGGGGCCCTTCCAGGGGCTCGCCGCCACCCCTGCCGTCCCCCGGCGTTCCGCGCCCGAACCCGAGGGGAGCGTGGCCCTCGCGCCGGAGCCCGCCGCCTCCGCCCTGGGCGTGCTCGCGCCCCCGCCCGAGGAGAGCTGGGCCGACCTCGCCGCCCCCGCCCGGGTCGCGGCGGACCCCTTCGCACCCGACCCGTTCGCGCCGCCGTCCCTCCTCGGGGAGCTGGGCGTCGTCGCCCCGGTACCGACGGCGGCCCCCGAGCCCGCCGGGGAGGTGCAGGCGAGCGCGCCCCCGGCGAGCCACGACATCTGGTCCGACTTCACGGGCGCCCTGACGGTGGCCGATTCGGCCCCGAAGCCCCAGGAAACGCCGGACGCGGCGGCCGAGACGTACCTGACGGCGGTCTCGGAGGAGCCGAAGGTGCACCTGGGGCCCCGGCGCAGTCTCGCGCGGCAGCTCACCTTCGGGGCGCTCGCGCCGCTGGCCCTGTCCACCGCCGTCACGCTGGGGCTGCTCACCGCGATCCTGCCGGGGCTGCAACGGCAACTCGTGGAGCAAAACGCGCAGGCGGTGGCGGTGGCGGTCGGCACCAGCCTCGACACGCGGGACCAGGAGACCGTGAACGCCCAACTCGACGCCCTGCTGCGCCGCTCGGCCGTGGGCTTCGTGCGGGTGGAGCTGCCCGACGGCACCACCTACTTCCGCAGCGCGACCCCGGAACTCGACGGCGTGCTGCAGGGCCGGGTCGCCCGCTTCCTGGGGGAGAACCCCGAAACGGGCACCTTCGTGGCGAGCGGCAGCCCCGCCGACGCCTACCGCGAGCAGCTTGCCCAGCTCACCGAGGTCGGCGCGGGGAACTCGGCCCAGGCCCAGAAGTTACGCCGCCTCGCCGACGCGGGGGAAAACCAGAAGTCCTCGCGGACGAGCTACGTGGTCAGCCGTCTGGGTGTGGTGGAGACGCAGGAGGGGAACCGCACGACGGTC from Deinococcus aetherius includes:
- a CDS encoding phospho-N-acetylmuramoyl-pentapeptide-transferase encodes the protein MTVVAALLSWFLVGLFIRLSRARGWGQPIRQEGPQTHLKKEGTPTAGGVAFVLALALVFFPFYLTGRAGGERELLLMLTALAMGVIGGIDDLLKIRSRMRGSGKKELLAREKFPLQFLVGLAFAYFAAPLASHELLPSLGQVPDIVLLTLVMVGSVNAFNFTDGVDGLLAGVAMIVLLPLLALSPVSALLAAVLLGFLWFNAHPARVFMGDMGSHAIGAVAAGAYVLYADVWLLPLAAIIPVAAVLSVVLQVVSFRLRGKRIFKMSPIQHHFELSGWPETRVTLRFWVITALCTTAVWWMLGGRP
- a CDS encoding monothiol bacilliredoxin BrxC family protein gives rise to the protein MTQATQQPEQQQVLVPLTTPEEVDTFLKEYPLAAVFKAGTCHKTMQGFGVLETFLKRHDLPVGFIRVVDWRPASNHVAERTGIIHHSPQFILFREGEPQFEVNNWDITSQALTPVFEAQVPRRSGEGAIATEDNVEPYRRLMRAFLDGGLSEWAFQDQYVTLFRDDASLRSQREFELLSRLFGDPDAYHGGLHQLGAPQARGDLRARVQALLTELG
- a CDS encoding HAMP domain-containing protein — protein: MKYTVVIRQPVPEEVRAGLEEQLVTRFQLSPEQAARLAARRAGRLMKPTGRARAELLLRVFQEAGVPAILEEVREETTVLSGPFQGLAATPAVPRRSAPEPEGSVALAPEPAASALGVLAPPPEESWADLAAPARVAADPFAPDPFAPPSLLGELGVVAPVPTAAPEPAGEVQASAPPASHDIWSDFTGALTVADSAPKPQETPDAAAETYLTAVSEEPKVHLGPRRSLARQLTFGALAPLALSTAVTLGLLTAILPGLQRQLVEQNAQAVAVAVGTSLDTRDQETVNAQLDALLRRSAVGFVRVELPDGTTYFRSATPELDGVLQGRVARFLGENPETGTFVASGSPADAYREQLAQLTEVGAGNSAQAQKLRRLADAGENQKSSRTSYVVSRLGVVETQEGNRTTVGAAESSPNLLYRIAVGVGNTQAAANLRNTLLLVLAVSLLALGLAASLAVRGARRIVQPIERLVKVADAISMGDLTRPVQPERNDEIGDLSQALERMRLSLEAAMDRLRRRKR
- a CDS encoding helix-turn-helix transcriptional regulator, with protein sequence MYDPSMRVLTVLELLQAHERVTGAELARRLEVSPRTVQRYIARLQDLGIPVESTRGVGGAYRLKPGFRLPPLMFSGEEALALALGLHALQHLGLTALAPAVAGASAKLSRTLPRPLRERVGALEDAVQLDAFPWTVPTDAAVLSCLLGAVQAQRAVTFAYRSHEGVQTRREVEVYGVVHLDGRWYAVGRCLLRDALRSFRLDRISEPVEGERTFTRPPEFDARAYLRATLPFARAPYEIEVWLDLPPEEAALHFAPGRVALDPDPAYGGTRLRCTREHLESFAAMLLRLGCGVVVHEPPELREAFGVLADRARAACRTPPVPDGRATLPV
- a CDS encoding class I SAM-dependent rRNA methyltransferase, with amino-acid sequence MPLPHLPTLLARRAGLPGEGTTVYRAAHTTETDGLFTLDVAGDAGVLSLYADLSPEEETRLAAACGEAAGLAGIYLKRRPVEARHAANVTREWLSPPEPIWGEARAEIVALENGVPLLIRPGADLSIGLFTDARPARAWVREHAPPGGRVLNTFAYTCGFGLNAALGGAGVVKNVDLSRKVLAWGQENYALSRLPAQGTDFLYGDVFEWLGRLRRRGDTFDLVILDPPSFARGKSGVWRAERDYPELAGLAADVTAQGGRLLAMTNSASLSGPSFERLVASGLTQGGRRAHLDTRLHPGEDYPGATHLKAQVWALD